A DNA window from Acidobacteriota bacterium contains the following coding sequences:
- the zwf gene encoding glucose-6-phosphate dehydrogenase → MNDTKKTADPCIMVIFGATGDLTKRKLFPALYNLAKDDFLPHSFAIIGVGRQELTTEEFRAQIIEHLREFIPKGADEKAIDWFAERTYYTGGDFDDDKKLFSDLKSLMDQVTAERQIPENYFYYMATPPTLFANVTQKIVKNGLGKEENGNWRRFIYEKPFGNDLRSAEKLNADLLKLIKERQIYRIDHYLGKETVQNILVFRFGNSIFEPIWNRNYIDHVQITVAEKLGVELRGGYYDSAGALRDMIPNHILQLVTLTAMEPPVSFEADAVRDEQAKILTAIQPFSPEDVLHSTVRGQYGEGKIDGKAAAAYRDEPNVAPASNTETFAALKLSVDNWRWADVPFYIRTGKRMAARHSSIVIQFKKAPFMLFRGTPVEKLTTNRIVIHIQPDEGITLHFGAKIPGPIVNMGAVDMDFNYLDHFGDQVSTGYERLLFDCMIGDATLFQRADMVEAGWRIVSPVQDVWSALPARSFPNYESGSWGPKESDQLLERDGRSWKNLTD, encoded by the coding sequence ATGAATGACACTAAAAAGACCGCAGATCCATGCATTATGGTGATCTTTGGTGCTACCGGAGATCTGACCAAGCGAAAACTCTTTCCTGCACTTTACAACCTGGCTAAAGACGATTTTCTTCCCCATTCGTTTGCGATCATTGGCGTCGGGCGACAAGAGCTCACGACGGAAGAATTCCGGGCTCAGATCATCGAACATCTTCGAGAGTTCATCCCAAAAGGAGCTGATGAAAAGGCGATCGACTGGTTTGCCGAAAGAACGTATTACACCGGCGGGGATTTTGATGATGATAAAAAGCTGTTCTCCGATCTCAAATCACTGATGGACCAAGTAACTGCCGAGCGACAGATACCTGAAAACTATTTTTACTACATGGCGACGCCGCCCACTCTCTTTGCGAACGTCACCCAGAAGATCGTCAAGAATGGGCTTGGCAAAGAGGAGAATGGGAACTGGCGGCGTTTTATTTACGAGAAACCCTTCGGCAATGACCTGCGATCGGCTGAAAAATTGAACGCCGATCTGCTCAAACTTATTAAGGAAAGGCAGATATACCGCATCGACCATTACCTCGGCAAGGAGACGGTTCAAAACATACTTGTCTTTCGCTTCGGCAACAGTATTTTTGAGCCGATCTGGAACCGCAACTATATCGATCATGTTCAGATAACGGTTGCCGAAAAGCTTGGCGTCGAGCTTCGGGGCGGATATTACGACTCGGCGGGAGCGTTGCGCGATATGATCCCGAATCATATCCTGCAGCTCGTCACTCTCACTGCCATGGAACCGCCGGTTTCCTTCGAGGCGGACGCCGTGCGGGATGAGCAGGCAAAGATCCTTACGGCGATCCAGCCGTTCTCGCCTGAGGATGTTCTGCATTCGACTGTCCGGGGCCAATATGGTGAAGGTAAGATCGATGGAAAGGCAGCGGCGGCTTATCGTGACGAACCAAATGTCGCCCCCGCATCCAACACGGAGACCTTTGCGGCTCTGAAGCTCTCGGTCGACAACTGGCGTTGGGCCGACGTGCCGTTCTACATTCGAACCGGAAAGCGTATGGCTGCCCGGCATTCCAGTATCGTTATTCAATTCAAGAAAGCCCCGTTCATGCTGTTTCGCGGCACTCCAGTCGAAAAGCTGACCACCAACCGCATTGTCATCCACATCCAGCCCGACGAAGGAATCACTCTCCACTTCGGAGCTAAGATCCCGGGACCGATCGTTAATATGGGGGCGGTGGATATGGATTTCAACTACCTCGACCACTTCGGCGATCAGGTCAGCACGGGTTATGAACGCCTGCTTTTCGATTGTATGATCGGCGATGCCACACTCTTTCAGCGGGCTGACATGGTCGAGGCCGGCTGGCGGATCGTTTCGCCCGTGCAGGACGTTTGGAGTGCTTTGCCGGCTCGCAGTTTTCCCAACTACGAATCCGGGAGCTGGGGCCCGAAAGAGTCCGATCAACTGCTGGAGCGAGACGGGCGGTCGTGGAAAAATCTCACCGATTGA